A window of the Paenibacillus woosongensis genome harbors these coding sequences:
- a CDS encoding RicAFT regulatory complex protein RicA family protein, which produces MGQEHNHTTDCGIPKFDSRDLVIREDIMAKAKELAELIGTSEEVQHFQKAEQLIRKHERVQTLISAIKKKQKEIVAFQSFQNQAMVDKIEREIDELQDELDEIPLVTEFQQSQSDINYLLQLVISVIRDTVSEKVNVESGSEPAPASGYGE; this is translated from the coding sequence TTGGGACAAGAGCATAACCACACGACCGATTGTGGAATTCCGAAATTCGATTCCCGCGATCTCGTCATTCGCGAAGATATTATGGCAAAAGCAAAAGAGCTCGCAGAGCTGATCGGGACAAGCGAGGAGGTTCAGCATTTCCAGAAGGCTGAGCAGCTGATCCGGAAGCATGAAAGAGTGCAAACGTTAATCAGTGCCATCAAGAAGAAGCAGAAGGAAATCGTTGCCTTCCAAAGCTTCCAGAATCAAGCGATGGTTGACAAAATTGAGCGGGAGATCGATGAGCTTCAGGACGAGCTGGATGAAATACCACTCGTGACCGAATTCCAGCAAAGCCAGAGCGATATTAATTATTTGCTGCAGCTCGTCATTTCGGTAATCCGGGATACGGTATCCGAGAAGGTCAATGTTGAATCCGGAAGCGAACCTGCTCCGGCTTCAGGATACGGCGAGTAA
- a CDS encoding NUDIX domain-containing protein yields MSMEQEQDQGQHRYDAKKYRTPDGIPADIVMFTLAKQERKAATKSLPRFDLKVMLIRRRSWPFAGAWALPGGFSQEDESLYETARRELKEETGVDGHHLEYLGVYSKPGRDPRGWIISHAFFALVEEWVLEKRQSADDAQEVGLFTVKEALEDLQLAFDHREILEDAYKRIQQQMLHTTIAKQFLPPHFTLGELYQVIQTVVPDFAELNFIRKITSTRSRQGILEEVRDENGNPMLSNQYSQRPAQLYRFTDYTPRLSIYT; encoded by the coding sequence ATGAGTATGGAACAAGAACAGGATCAGGGACAGCATCGCTACGATGCCAAGAAATACCGAACACCGGATGGAATTCCTGCGGACATAGTCATGTTTACACTAGCCAAGCAGGAGCGCAAGGCCGCTACGAAGTCGCTTCCTAGGTTCGATTTGAAGGTGATGCTGATTCGCCGCAGAAGCTGGCCGTTTGCCGGGGCCTGGGCGCTGCCGGGGGGATTTTCACAAGAGGATGAGTCTTTGTATGAGACCGCGCGCAGAGAGTTGAAGGAGGAGACAGGGGTAGACGGTCACCATCTGGAGTATCTCGGGGTGTACAGCAAGCCCGGACGCGACCCGCGCGGCTGGATTATCTCTCACGCTTTCTTCGCGCTAGTCGAGGAGTGGGTGCTGGAGAAGCGCCAATCCGCGGACGATGCCCAGGAAGTCGGATTGTTTACGGTGAAAGAGGCGCTGGAGGATTTACAGCTCGCGTTCGATCATCGTGAAATTTTAGAGGACGCTTATAAGAGAATTCAGCAGCAGATGCTGCATACGACAATCGCGAAGCAGTTTTTGCCGCCTCATTTTACGCTTGGCGAGCTTTATCAAGTTATTCAGACGGTTGTACCGGATTTCGCGGAGCTGAATTTCATTCGCAAAATCACGTCCACCCGCAGCAGACAGGGGATTTTGGAGGAAGTGCGCGATGAGAACGGGAATCCGATGCTGTCCAATCAATATTCGCAGCGTCCGGCGCAGTTATATCGTTTTACCGATTATACGCCAAGATTATCCATTTATACTTAA
- a CDS encoding cysteine hydrolase family protein: MKALLVVDYTKDFVDGKLPVGEPAILLESAICQITEQYVQQGDFVVMAVDLHEEGDTLHPESKLFPPHNIRGTEGRELYGKLADVYKRHQDRIYWMDKTRYSAFCGTDLEQKLRERGINEVAIVGVCTDICVLHTAVDAYNKGYGITIYEDGVASFNPEGHTWALGHFRATLGANVTSSR; this comes from the coding sequence ATGAAAGCACTGCTTGTTGTTGATTATACGAAGGATTTCGTCGATGGAAAACTGCCTGTAGGAGAGCCGGCGATTTTGCTCGAATCGGCGATTTGCCAAATTACGGAGCAATATGTGCAGCAGGGCGATTTTGTCGTCATGGCGGTGGATTTGCACGAAGAGGGGGATACGCTCCATCCGGAATCCAAGCTATTCCCGCCGCATAACATCCGAGGTACGGAAGGACGGGAACTGTACGGTAAGTTAGCGGACGTGTACAAGCGGCACCAGGATCGGATTTACTGGATGGACAAAACGCGATACAGCGCTTTTTGCGGCACCGATCTCGAGCAGAAATTGCGGGAACGGGGAATTAACGAAGTGGCGATCGTCGGTGTTTGCACGGATATTTGCGTATTGCATACCGCTGTAGATGCATATAATAAAGGTTATGGCATTACGATTTACGAGGATGGTGTAGCCAGCTTCAATCCGGAAGGCCATACATGGGCACTCGGGCATTTTCGTGCTACTTTGGGTGCAAATGTGACAAGCAGCCGATAA
- a CDS encoding PaaI family thioesterase: MDWTDIMSRSEKSFWGLLGLRLLSADSQRVEIGLTATESHLNSMGIVHGGVLSAMMDQAMGTLVTATKEGREGVTTHLNVNFLSPMQMGELIVTAYPLHETFRTMTLRAEVRNSEGLLGSIATATFRLPKDKGNSGKDQG, from the coding sequence ATGGATTGGACGGATATCATGTCCCGCAGTGAGAAGTCGTTTTGGGGACTGCTTGGCCTCCGGCTGTTATCGGCAGACAGTCAGCGTGTGGAGATCGGCCTTACCGCTACCGAGTCGCATCTAAATTCCATGGGCATCGTCCATGGGGGCGTCCTGTCCGCGATGATGGATCAGGCGATGGGGACGCTTGTAACGGCTACCAAGGAAGGCCGGGAAGGCGTAACGACGCATTTGAACGTAAACTTTCTGAGTCCGATGCAAATGGGCGAATTGATCGTGACGGCTTATCCGCTGCATGAGACGTTCCGTACGATGACTTTGCGTGCTGAAGTCCGCAACAGTGAGGGCTTATTGGGAAGCATCGCAACAGCGACGTTCCGGCTGCCGAAGGATAAAGGGAACTCCGGCAAGGATCAAGGCTGA